One segment of Candidatus Thioglobus sp. DNA contains the following:
- the secG gene encoding preprotein translocase subunit SecG produces MSFQIILIIHILLALSLIALVLMQHGKGADAGAAFGAGASGSVFGARGANSFMYKLTASVAIGFFVTSLTLAYLATNETGAKSDSSSIMEQVTSTVPSDVPMIAPAPSDTSDIPNY; encoded by the coding sequence ATGTCATTCCAAATCATTTTAATTATTCATATACTTTTAGCACTTAGTTTAATTGCGCTAGTTTTAATGCAACACGGCAAAGGTGCTGATGCAGGCGCTGCTTTTGGTGCAGGCGCATCTGGCTCAGTATTCGGCGCTAGAGGGGCAAATTCATTTATGTACAAATTAACTGCCAGCGTTGCTATTGGTTTTTTTGTAACTAGCCTAACGCTAGCCTATTTAGCAACCAATGAAACTGGCGCTAAGAGCGACTCAAGTAGTATTATGGAACAGGTAACTTCAACCGTTCCTTCAGATGTGCCGATGATCGCACCAGCACCATCTGACACAAGCGACATTCCTAACTATTAA
- a CDS encoding DUF3147 family protein: MIYYLTKVVVSAILIVIISEISKRSSFMGALLASIPLVSVMAILWIYIDTKDIEKISSLSTGIFWLVLPSLALFVSLPLLLKQGLDFYLSLLISVAITVACYAILIFILDHYNIKL; this comes from the coding sequence GTGATTTACTATTTGACAAAAGTAGTTGTTAGTGCGATTTTGATTGTAATCATCTCTGAAATATCAAAGCGTAGCTCTTTTATGGGTGCGCTTCTTGCCTCTATCCCTTTGGTTTCTGTCATGGCCATTTTATGGATCTATATAGACACCAAAGATATTGAAAAAATAAGTAGTCTTTCTACAGGTATTTTTTGGCTTGTACTGCCCTCACTGGCTTTATTTGTATCCCTGCCTTTATTGCTAAAACAAGGTTTGGACTTTTATTTAAGCTTGCTTATCTCAGTCGCAATCACTGTTGCTTGTTACGCTATATTGATTTTTATTCTCGATCACTACAATATTAAACTGTAG
- a CDS encoding efflux RND transporter permease subunit: MNWRHRTERKFESFSDLIFTNSKKTIFAILLLVAAFGSQLPNLTMDTSTEGFLHKTDSMRVAYDEFRDQFGRDEKLLVAIKTSNVFDLNFLKKLEKLHVRLENELTPYITDVNSLINARNTYGDQESLIVEDLFEALPDTQEQIEPQKQRALNNPLLENLLFSEDQTFTTIVIDTQTYSLLDADGKLIVEQEEDEFADKPVNIVQTEKLYFSDAENTILVNKAQQIIKDFEAEDFKIYLTGSAVIAGTLKQSMMEDTKSFITKMIVMIVIVLAILFKRLSGVLLPLVAVFFTIAVTLSLMAITGTPFTIVTQIMPSFLLAVITGGAIHLLAIFYKDLSKTQDRKASLRYAMGHSGLAIVMTSLTTAAGLWSFSFSELSPVADLGVFASSGVLIGLLFNLVLLPALIASMKIKPHTAKEDSQEHTKMDTMLLSISRISTGYPKAIIAISTMMVVVAIFFASQLRFSHYPLEWFPEDHPSRVATEVVDEKLKGSITLEIVIDTGKENGLYEPVMLNKIQNATDYLNSIQTETYFVGKTLSLADVLKETNRALNENKAEFYSIPQNKDLIAQELFLFENSGSDDLEDFVDSSFSKARITVKAPYIDALEYNEFILQVQERLDQEFKGVATVQLTGITTLLSVIMEKSIHSSAISYLIAFGLVTVMMVLLIGNVKIGLISMIPNILPILFLSTIMVIFDMPLDMFTMLIGAIALGLAVDDTVHFMHNFRRYELEFNDVDKAVRLTLMGTGRAITATSIVLSVGFLVLLFASMSSMFNFGILTASAIFIALLADFFLVPAIMKLLVHNKGDL, encoded by the coding sequence ATGAATTGGCGTCATCGAACCGAAAGAAAATTTGAAAGTTTTTCAGACTTGATCTTTACAAATAGTAAAAAAACCATTTTTGCCATTTTATTATTAGTAGCAGCATTTGGCTCTCAATTGCCGAATTTAACCATGGACACCTCAACAGAGGGATTTCTGCATAAAACAGATTCTATGCGTGTGGCTTATGATGAGTTTAGAGACCAGTTTGGTCGTGATGAAAAGCTGTTGGTTGCTATTAAAACAAGCAATGTTTTTGATCTGAATTTTCTCAAGAAGCTGGAAAAGCTTCATGTTCGACTTGAAAATGAGTTAACGCCTTATATCACAGACGTTAACTCTCTTATTAATGCCAGAAATACTTATGGCGACCAAGAAAGTCTGATTGTTGAGGATTTGTTTGAAGCCTTGCCAGATACACAAGAACAGATTGAGCCGCAAAAACAACGAGCACTTAACAATCCTTTGCTAGAAAATTTGTTATTTAGTGAAGATCAAACATTCACCACCATTGTGATTGATACACAAACATACTCTTTGCTTGATGCTGATGGCAAACTTATCGTTGAACAGGAAGAAGATGAGTTCGCAGATAAGCCCGTTAATATAGTGCAAACTGAGAAGCTTTATTTTTCGGATGCTGAAAACACTATTCTTGTTAACAAAGCTCAGCAAATTATTAAAGACTTTGAAGCAGAGGATTTTAAAATCTATCTGACCGGCTCAGCAGTAATTGCTGGCACGTTAAAACAAAGCATGATGGAGGATACTAAAAGCTTTATTACAAAAATGATTGTAATGATTGTAATTGTTTTGGCCATATTATTTAAGCGCCTTTCAGGCGTGCTACTTCCTCTAGTTGCCGTTTTTTTCACCATTGCAGTTACCTTGTCTCTTATGGCTATAACGGGTACGCCGTTTACCATTGTGACTCAAATTATGCCGTCATTTTTACTGGCCGTTATTACCGGCGGCGCCATTCACTTATTGGCAATTTTTTATAAGGACCTTTCTAAAACGCAAGACAGAAAGGCATCTCTACGTTATGCCATGGGACACTCTGGACTTGCCATTGTGATGACATCACTCACCACAGCAGCGGGCCTATGGTCGTTCTCATTTTCAGAGCTGTCCCCCGTGGCTGATTTAGGCGTGTTCGCCAGTAGTGGTGTTTTGATTGGTTTGTTGTTTAACTTGGTTTTATTACCAGCACTGATTGCCAGTATGAAAATTAAACCACATACAGCCAAAGAAGATTCACAAGAGCACACTAAGATGGACACGATGTTATTGAGCATTAGTCGAATCTCAACAGGCTATCCAAAAGCGATTATCGCGATTAGTACAATGATGGTTGTGGTCGCTATTTTCTTTGCATCACAGCTCAGATTCTCGCATTATCCATTAGAGTGGTTTCCAGAAGATCACCCCTCAAGAGTCGCTACAGAGGTAGTTGATGAAAAACTTAAGGGCTCGATCACTTTGGAAATTGTGATTGATACCGGCAAAGAAAATGGTTTGTATGAACCGGTAATGCTTAACAAAATCCAAAACGCCACGGATTATTTGAATAGTATTCAAACTGAGACCTACTTTGTGGGAAAAACCCTAAGTTTGGCCGATGTGTTGAAAGAGACTAATAGGGCACTGAATGAAAATAAGGCCGAGTTTTATAGTATCCCTCAAAATAAAGATCTGATTGCTCAAGAGCTATTTTTATTTGAAAATAGCGGCAGCGATGATTTGGAAGATTTTGTAGATTCCAGTTTTTCAAAAGCGCGTATCACGGTTAAAGCACCCTATATTGATGCACTTGAATACAACGAGTTTATATTGCAAGTTCAAGAGCGACTTGATCAAGAGTTTAAAGGTGTAGCGACTGTTCAATTAACAGGCATCACGACATTATTATCAGTGATTATGGAAAAATCCATTCACTCTAGTGCAATAAGCTACTTGATAGCCTTTGGCTTGGTGACAGTCATGATGGTGCTACTCATTGGCAATGTCAAGATTGGTTTAATCAGTATGATTCCAAATATCTTGCCAATTTTGTTCTTATCAACCATTATGGTAATTTTTGATATGCCACTTGATATGTTCACCATGTTAATTGGTGCTATTGCGCTCGGATTAGCGGTGGATGACACGGTGCATTTCATGCATAACTTTAGGCGCTATGAGCTTGAATTTAATGATGTTGATAAAGCAGTAAGACTTACTTTAATGGGCACCGGTAGAGCTATAACAGCAACATCGATCGTGCTTTCAGTTGGATTTTTGGTCTTGTTGTTTGCCTCGATGAGCTCGATGTTTAACTTTGGTATATTGACAGCCAGCGCTATCTTTATTGCTCTATTGGCTGATTTTTTCTTAGTGCCTGCCATCATGAAGTTACTTGTTCATAACAAAGGAGATTTATAA
- a CDS encoding outer membrane lipoprotein-sorting protein codes for MKKLLLVTLSALLGATSAFGADQARSIMDKADARDDGDSMVSTMQMTLIDKNNKQRTRQMRTFSKDIDANTEHKTIFFLSPSDVKNTAFLTYDYSGDDKDDDQWMYLPALKKTKRIPASDKDAAFMGSDFSYSDMTDKELDDYSYKLLGESTIKRAKGDEQVWKIEALPANQGVIDETGYTKSILYVRKDNYVLTRAKFYLKKASRIKYMDVKEIQKIDGIWVAMKTTMTTKQGKQTLHKTILTNSDVRINQPIDSNMFTIRTIEKGL; via the coding sequence ATGAAAAAACTATTATTAGTAACACTCAGCGCCCTATTAGGTGCAACCAGTGCATTCGGCGCAGACCAGGCTCGAAGCATTATGGATAAAGCAGATGCGAGAGATGACGGCGACAGTATGGTGTCCACCATGCAAATGACGTTGATTGATAAAAATAACAAGCAGCGCACTCGACAAATGCGCACATTTTCAAAAGATATTGACGCTAATACTGAGCATAAAACTATCTTTTTCTTATCGCCAAGCGATGTTAAAAATACCGCCTTTTTGACTTATGATTATAGTGGTGACGATAAGGACGATGATCAGTGGATGTATTTACCAGCATTGAAAAAAACCAAGCGAATACCAGCTAGTGACAAAGATGCTGCTTTTATGGGCAGTGATTTCTCCTATTCAGATATGACCGATAAAGAGTTGGATGATTACAGCTATAAGTTGCTAGGAGAAAGCACCATTAAGCGTGCTAAGGGTGACGAGCAAGTGTGGAAGATTGAAGCATTGCCGGCAAACCAAGGCGTGATCGACGAAACAGGCTATACAAAGAGTATTCTATATGTGCGTAAAGATAATTACGTGCTGACTCGTGCGAAGTTTTATTTGAAAAAAGCCAGTCGTATTAAATATATGGATGTCAAAGAGATACAGAAAATTGACGGCATTTGGGTTGCTATGAAAACTACCATGACTACCAAGCAAGGAAAACAAACCCTGCATAAGACCATCTTAACTAATTCTGATGTCAGAATTAATCAGCCGATCGATAGCAATATGTTTACAATTCGAACAATTGAGAAAGGCCTTTAA